In ANME-2 cluster archaeon, the genomic stretch AAAATCGGTGAAAGCTTTGCTGGTGTTAAACAAAATTGATGGGGAAAGGAGTTATACTTATGAGGAGATCATTTCATGTGTTAAATATTTAATCAAACTTGTGAACCAACACAGGAGCCCAAGTAGAATCGGATATTTGCAATGGATAAAGACATTTTTTGAAGGTAATTTGCCTCAAACCGATAAAGAGATTTCAGATTATATCGACGAATACGAAAGCTGATAAACGCTGTGAAATTACCATGATCATTGTCGGAATCGATCCCGGACTTGCTACTGTTGGTTTTGGAGTTATACAAAAAAAAGACGAAAAGATCATTCCCATAAGCTATGGTTGTATTCGAACATCTGCTACTAAACAAACACCAGAGCGCCTACTGGACATCTATAATGAGACCAATGCACTGTTTGAAAAGTACGATCCGAAAACAGTCGCTATTGAAAAACTTTTTTTCAATAAAAATGTCACATCTGCAATGAGGGTAAGTGAAGCAAGAGGGGTAATATTACTTGCAGCACAACAA encodes the following:
- the ruvC gene encoding crossover junction endodeoxyribonuclease RuvC; protein product: MIIVGIDPGLATVGFGVIQKKDEKIIPISYGCIRTSATKQTPERLLDIYNETNALFEKYDPKTVAIEKLFFNKNVTSAMRVSEARGVILLAAQQKQIPVFEYTPAQIKQAITGTGRADKRQMQEMIKSLLGLDELPRPDDAADGLSIALCHIHIMR